The following proteins are encoded in a genomic region of Hyla sarda isolate aHylSar1 chromosome 3, aHylSar1.hap1, whole genome shotgun sequence:
- the LOC130362968 gene encoding uncharacterized protein LOC130362968: MKSGKNPKKGIDRSFRACQDKLLDMLGPLSKILDLVEESSVTQRPVDTEVLKGWAQRAVCFLGNANVALSTERKRSILMRIDPQLTNLASNEPPKPTEGLLFGEEFIHEMNKYVGLFSSINKAQSNLKKVFSNRVFGRAGKGRSRFSGRSQPFRHSSRGSFPSYQQSYQHSYQPPYGPPTSNPSPFFPYRARPWRARGQRGVPRARPSASAV; this comes from the exons ATGAAATCTGGCAAAAACCCTAAAAAAGGGATAGACAGAAGTTTTAGGGCCTGTCAGGATAAACTCCTTGACATGCTTGGCCCACTGTCAAAAATTCTTGATTTGGTGGAGGAATCCTCTGTCACTCAGAGACCCGTTGATACGGAAGTTTTAAAAGGATGGGCTCAACGGGCAGTATGCTTTCTTGGCAATGCCAACGTAGCCCTATCCACTGAGCGGAAACGCTCCATCCTTATGAGGATTGACCCCCAATTGACTAATTTGGCCTCAAATGAACCCCCTAAACCCACAGAAGGCCTTTTATTTGGGGAAGAATTTATTCATGAAATGAACAAATATGTGGGATTATTTTCTTCCATTAATAAAGCACAGTCAAATTTAAAAAAGGTTTTCTCTAATCGAGTTTTTGGAAGGGCCGGAAAGGGAAGGAGCCGCTTTTCCGGCCGTTCTCAACCATTCAGACATTCTTCAAGAGGCTCCTTCCCTTCATATCAACAGTCCTATCAGCATTCCTATCAACCACCCTATGGACCACCAACTTCCAACCCCTCTCCATTCTTCCCATACCGAGCCCGACCCTGGAGGGCTAGAGGCCAACGTGGAGTGCCAAGAGCAAGACCTTCAGCTTCAG CTGTTTGA